In Fragaria vesca subsp. vesca linkage group LG5, FraVesHawaii_1.0, whole genome shotgun sequence, the genomic stretch TCACCAAGCTATCTATGCTACTTTGTAGTTTCAGTACTCCTTCTTTCCTTGCCCTCACATTTTGCAGACCCTGATCCATTACAAGACTTCTGTGTCGCTGATTTCACTCGCGCCTCTAAGTCAGACAACGTCTTCGCCTGCAAGGCAATCACGGAGGTTACTTCCGATGACTTTGTCTTTGACGGGGCACGCGAGAAAGGGAACATCACAGATCTGTTCGGGTTGAATGTCACAGATGGCAATGTGCTTGCTTTTCCTGCCCTCAACACACTCGGGGTGTCAATGAACAGAGTTGACTTTGCCCCGGGTGCCTTGAACCCACCTCACTTGCATCCTCGTGCGAGTGAGATTGGGATAGTCATTGAAGGGACAATTCTCGCAGGGTTTGTGACAACTAACAATGTGTACTACTCGAAGGTTTTGACCGCCGGGCAGATGTTTGTGATTCCGAGAGGACTTGTGCACTTCCAACTCAATATTGGACAAGGGAACGCCCTTTCCATCACAGCTTTCAACAGTCACTTGCCTGGCTCTTCTAAACTTCCTTTGAATATGTTTTCTGCTATGCCTTCAATCCCGGACCAAGTGTTAACAAAGACCTTTCAAGTAGACCAAGATGTGATCAGCAGCATTAGATCCAAGTTTGGCTAAAGAATATTTATATCTCTCGAACCCGCCCCCTAAATTTTCTCAAACTCCGGTATCACTAGCTTTTCGTATAAAGTGCATTAGATCGAATTATATGTAATTAGTTCTGAATTTCAATTTTCCTATATATATTTCATGTATGCTGTTAGTTCCATTAGGTTATGCTCAAATTCATTATTTCACTGACGCCACAATATTGCATAGCAATCAACATAAGGCGGTAAGTAACACAGAAGTAATAGAGGGAAGAAGATGGATATATATATATATATATATATATAGAGAGAGAGAGAGAGAGATCATATATACAAGATTCTAATTAGAATTTAATTATTGTTTTTTTTAATAATCAGAATTCTAAATAAATATCAACAAACATGATAATAAGTAACAACACGCAATCGAGCAAGCATAGGCACTAATTAATCGATCTGATAATTACACTTAGCAAACATGGTCTTTACGGCAAGTAAGAACACCGGCATTAGCCGCCATGGCTAGCTGGCTTGGGAAAGGTGCTAGAGGCCTTGACATAAGCCGCCGGCCTTGCATCTCCGGCGGAATGAAGTAATCTCTTCATTCGTATAGGGATGCTTAACCGCGTCGGCATTTTAGCATACGATCTGTTGATTTACATGGACCAGGCCTTTAGACGACTGGGTGCCATTTGGGCTTGGGTAGTGTGGCATTCAGCTACGGGCCGAGGTAGAGAAAAGAACGGTCAATTATCCATAAGCAGCCACGGCGTATTCTTCTTCGACGTCTGGATAATCCGCCACGTGTTAGTCTTCTTCAACTGGGAGAAACCGCGGGAAAGAAACGCCTACTTGAAAAAGAAACCGCGGGAAACATCACACCTAAGGGCTTTTGAAATCATCAAAAGAATTTGTGCCGAAATTCAGTGGGGGAGTTTTTGCAGGAAGGTGTTCGATGAAAGGCCTGAACCAAATAGCACTGACCGAAATGCAACTTGAATCCCAAAAAAAAAAAAATTTTAAAATGGTTGAATACAGTAAAAACCAAGAAAACACAGCAAAACGATCAAATATTATAGACATCTAAAGTTAAATTCATATAGTCTACTTCCAAAATTGTCCAATTCATTGACAAACAGATTATCTGTCAACAATTATCCTCCCGGTTGCCAGAAAAAAAAAA encodes the following:
- the LOC101307799 gene encoding germin-like protein subfamily T member 2-like produces the protein MVTSSPSYLCYFVVSVLLLSLPSHFADPDPLQDFCVADFTRASKSDNVFACKAITEVTSDDFVFDGAREKGNITDLFGLNVTDGNVLAFPALNTLGVSMNRVDFAPGALNPPHLHPRASEIGIVIEGTILAGFVTTNNVYYSKVLTAGQMFVIPRGLVHFQLNIGQGNALSITAFNSHLPGSSKLPLNMFSAMPSIPDQVLTKTFQVDQDVISSIRSKFG